One window from the genome of Echinicola vietnamensis DSM 17526 encodes:
- a CDS encoding T9SS type A sorting domain-containing protein: MKANFAKLCLFLCGLLGLAQCAFGQLRQLSVNRQEYTAHKQHQANARLLADTLDLPFWDDFSGGFLDSTKWETNGAIVSLNGGVDAPSLGVVLLDGTKSNGQPYSTDIGQVNLTDHLTSRPIDLSGLDEEAKGSTYLSFFWQAGGNAEIPDADDFLQLSFLDSLGNWNIIWTQYGGDSIQPFQQELFPLTEEYFHGQFQMLFQSSGRMVGPFDSWLIDYVYLNQNRSASDQYYPDRALTQLNSSFLGKYTALPLYEFNVLSDTLLTAIGNQFYNLNNRFRAMEYSAAIRDKSSQEPFMVLNTDTPFNPVPLANERRDFASGLPTALMQQEREEAFDLESIVYLSSGDGLLVDEISAEDTTYHSQVDFRVNDTARTTIPIRDYYAYDRGTVDYAAGINQRSGMVAIKFNTSLPAFVNALSINFTNPAQAGTAVDLLIWSSLDSEPVFAKEVIIQPKDRLEDFTKFPLDTAIQVEGEFYIGYRQFTNDFVHIGLDKSNDTSSDVQYNISGSWAPSEQVIGSLMIRPHLQTEAPLPPETPEAASLIKAYPNPVENNKIFLEGDVEAVKLFDTFGREIKIDISEAENGKFLNFTSNRKGVYLIKAWKNNSPQLIRILVK; this comes from the coding sequence ATGAAAGCAAATTTCGCCAAGTTGTGTCTTTTTTTATGTGGGCTATTGGGCCTCGCCCAATGCGCTTTTGGTCAGCTGCGCCAGCTTAGTGTCAATCGGCAAGAGTATACTGCCCATAAGCAGCATCAGGCCAATGCCAGGCTGTTAGCAGACACCTTGGATTTGCCTTTTTGGGATGATTTTTCCGGTGGCTTTTTAGACAGTACCAAATGGGAAACCAACGGGGCTATTGTTTCGCTTAATGGCGGAGTAGATGCGCCCTCCTTGGGTGTTGTACTCCTGGACGGAACCAAATCAAACGGCCAACCGTACAGTACCGATATTGGCCAAGTAAACCTAACCGATCACCTTACCTCCAGGCCAATTGACCTTTCAGGGCTTGACGAAGAAGCAAAAGGCAGCACGTACCTCAGCTTCTTTTGGCAGGCAGGCGGCAATGCTGAGATCCCTGATGCAGACGACTTTCTTCAGTTATCGTTTTTGGACAGTTTGGGCAATTGGAATATCATCTGGACCCAATATGGAGGAGACAGCATTCAGCCCTTTCAACAGGAGCTCTTCCCCCTTACCGAAGAATATTTTCATGGCCAATTTCAAATGCTCTTTCAAAGTTCCGGCCGGATGGTTGGGCCTTTTGACAGTTGGCTAATCGATTATGTGTATTTAAACCAAAACAGATCCGCCAGTGACCAATATTACCCTGATCGGGCACTAACCCAGCTTAACAGCAGCTTTTTGGGGAAATACACTGCCTTGCCTTTATATGAATTCAACGTCCTTTCCGATACATTATTGACCGCCATTGGCAATCAGTTTTACAATTTGAACAACCGCTTTAGGGCCATGGAATATTCAGCGGCCATTCGGGACAAAAGCAGCCAAGAACCGTTCATGGTGCTCAATACCGACACCCCTTTCAACCCTGTACCACTCGCCAATGAACGGAGGGATTTTGCCAGTGGCCTCCCTACTGCGCTGATGCAGCAAGAGCGAGAAGAAGCATTTGACTTGGAAAGCATCGTGTACCTCAGCTCAGGGGATGGTTTGCTGGTGGATGAAATCTCTGCTGAAGACACCACCTACCATAGCCAAGTGGATTTCCGGGTCAATGATACGGCCAGGACCACCATTCCCATCAGGGATTATTATGCCTATGACAGGGGAACGGTAGATTATGCCGCAGGAATCAACCAACGATCAGGGATGGTGGCGATAAAATTTAACACTTCCCTGCCTGCATTCGTCAATGCGCTCAGTATCAATTTCACCAATCCAGCGCAAGCTGGCACCGCAGTCGATCTTTTAATTTGGTCCTCATTGGATTCAGAACCGGTGTTCGCCAAAGAAGTTATTATCCAACCCAAAGATAGATTGGAAGACTTCACCAAGTTTCCACTCGACACGGCCATCCAAGTGGAAGGAGAATTCTATATCGGCTACAGACAATTTACCAATGATTTTGTTCATATTGGTTTGGACAAATCAAACGATACTTCCTCGGATGTGCAGTATAATATTTCAGGCTCTTGGGCGCCCAGTGAACAGGTAATCGGCTCCCTGATGATCAGGCCTCACCTCCAAACTGAAGCGCCATTGCCTCCAGAAACTCCGGAAGCAGCCTCGTTGATCAAGGCCTATCCCAACCCAGTGGAAAACAATAAGATTTTCCTAGAAGGCGACGTGGAAGCCGTTAAGCTTTTCGACACCTTTGGCAGGGAAATAAAAATCGATATCAGTGAGGCAGAAAATGGCAAATTCCTTAATTTTACGAGCAACAGAAAGGGAGTTTACCTGATCAAGGCCTGGAAAAACAACTCCCCGCAATTAATAAGAATTT
- a CDS encoding PASTA domain-containing protein, with protein MSNFKQGAKRVLIHLAVILGLLFAVLFIFFQVYLPGYTNHGETVTVPDLENFSYHEIESYLEARDLRYEITPDSGFVADAEPLSVLKQNPRPGAKVKQDRKIYITLNAENAPLIKMPNLVNSPLKNAQEVLSNYGLLRGEIIYVPDIGQNVVLEQKFHGRSIQEGFEIPKGSQIDLVVGDGLGKQSLSIPNLIGMEEEEAEFLIVGSGLRMGRVNFVTTDTVPKGTIVKQLPPSGIEAKTGELVDVWVSELGATENDF; from the coding sequence ATGAGCAATTTTAAGCAAGGTGCCAAAAGGGTTCTGATCCATCTAGCAGTGATATTGGGACTTTTATTTGCCGTATTATTTATTTTCTTTCAAGTTTACTTGCCAGGCTACACCAATCATGGGGAAACCGTAACGGTTCCCGATCTGGAAAATTTTAGCTATCATGAAATAGAAAGTTACTTGGAAGCCCGCGATTTGCGTTATGAAATCACCCCTGACAGTGGCTTTGTGGCAGATGCCGAGCCACTTTCCGTGCTCAAGCAAAACCCCAGACCGGGTGCCAAGGTGAAACAAGACCGCAAAATCTATATCACACTGAATGCAGAAAACGCCCCACTCATAAAAATGCCCAATTTGGTTAATAGTCCTCTAAAAAATGCCCAAGAAGTCCTTTCTAACTATGGCCTGTTAAGAGGTGAGATCATCTATGTACCAGACATTGGTCAAAATGTAGTTTTAGAGCAAAAATTTCATGGAAGGTCTATCCAAGAGGGTTTCGAAATACCAAAAGGTTCCCAAATCGATTTGGTAGTGGGCGATGGCCTGGGTAAGCAGAGCTTGTCCATCCCTAACCTTATCGGAATGGAAGAGGAAGAGGCTGAGTTTTTGATCGTGGGTTCAGGGCTACGAATGGGCAGGGTAAACTTCGTTACCACAGATACCGTACCCAAAGGTACCATTGTCAAACAGCTTCCTCCTTCCGGGATAGAAGCCAAAACAGGAGAACTGGTAGATGTATGGGTATCGGAACTTGGAGCTACAGAGAATGATTTTTAA
- a CDS encoding T9SS-dependent choice-of-anchor J family protein → MKRIILILRIGLVLSFLLFINSATLFAQQLLTPSLNTSSQVPLEKCTAPLMEQKQMEALGIFGSKEYFEAWMEDKIQDRKSANLRTTMDEVRLIPVVVHVIHNGEPLGQGANIPLEQIEAQIRILNEDYNRTNPDAANTLTAFQPVAANANIQFVLAKQDPRGLPTNGIVRVQGSQSEYDQSDAPRLSQLSYWNSEEYLNIWVAPLTSINLGYATFPLSDLDGLNFPPTAKETDGVTIDYEYFGEGGSAINASQGRTTTHEIGHFLGLRHIWGDGGCDVDDFVNDTPDQNGPNSNCQTDRATCGNLDMIQNYMDYTPDACMNLFTQGQLERMNVVLANSPRRVSLINNRATQDPQIFAHDLAIETVIDPKDYICSTTITPQISVYNAGTNSLTSAEVAIRLNGQVLEQKSFSLDLDQGDADTLSFASIQVAPSGNNFVAEIVSVNGGADENSTNNTRATSPVIQPNLSLPYTYSSGDFNSVWTVKNEDEALTWETQPLTLDGQSVEALRLNFYNYETSGATDYLISPQINLAQFPDAQLVFDMAYARYPQTGLDDQLIIGISTDCGNTFDFINPPYQKSQERLETATASTAEFIPSSQRNFRTEVVDLSPYADEGNIRIAFITINGFGNNLYLKDIRLNPNQATNYSYTLDELASPSPLPDGSQENDVIHLTNTGQLAINTLLVDRVLNGFAQSLLTLEDMDIAPGEQVALELPSLLRDELNGVEYRFHSPNYDQNASNLQELERYFYQDAATVAVPWRQYFDNLPELDPWVTVNPENGQTAWEVVTKDGGQNDNLAVLQTQTNGNTYWLGSPLMDLSNTSRASIFFDRAASGITGNTRLKVMLSLDGGNTFGQQVAIYEGETLNTITGDSPVNPNTPNEFVKEFVDLSEFTGDGSEKVRIAFVLENGTENTQPIYLDNIELFLSDNPNPVYPSDGDAVLYPNPATSIFNLAFNLPQREDVRIQIVSTSGQVAHDVVYPGTLNQTYSFSSELFAKGIFIIKIQSETLSLTKRLIIR, encoded by the coding sequence ATGAAAAGGATAATACTGATTTTAAGGATAGGGTTGGTACTATCCTTTTTGTTATTTATAAATAGTGCAACACTTTTTGCCCAGCAGCTGCTGACGCCTTCCTTAAACACTTCCTCCCAAGTCCCCCTTGAAAAGTGCACTGCTCCCCTGATGGAGCAGAAACAAATGGAAGCTTTAGGGATTTTTGGCTCGAAGGAATATTTTGAGGCTTGGATGGAAGATAAAATCCAAGACCGCAAAAGTGCCAACCTGAGGACGACAATGGATGAAGTTCGGCTCATTCCTGTGGTCGTGCACGTGATCCATAATGGAGAACCACTTGGCCAAGGTGCCAACATCCCACTTGAGCAGATCGAAGCGCAGATCCGCATCCTTAACGAAGATTATAACCGCACCAATCCAGATGCAGCCAATACCCTGACAGCCTTCCAGCCTGTAGCCGCCAACGCCAACATCCAATTTGTTCTGGCCAAGCAGGATCCCAGAGGTTTGCCCACCAATGGAATAGTAAGGGTTCAGGGAAGCCAATCAGAATATGACCAATCCGATGCTCCACGGCTCAGCCAACTTTCCTATTGGAATTCTGAAGAGTATTTAAACATATGGGTCGCCCCATTGACTTCCATTAACTTAGGTTATGCTACTTTCCCTTTATCTGATTTGGACGGGCTTAACTTTCCTCCTACTGCCAAAGAAACCGACGGGGTAACCATTGATTATGAATATTTTGGTGAAGGAGGAAGCGCCATAAATGCCTCTCAGGGCCGAACCACCACTCATGAAATAGGCCATTTCCTTGGACTAAGACATATCTGGGGTGATGGCGGGTGTGATGTGGATGACTTCGTCAACGACACTCCTGACCAAAACGGACCCAATAGTAATTGCCAAACGGACCGGGCCACCTGTGGCAACTTGGACATGATCCAAAACTACATGGACTATACCCCGGACGCCTGCATGAACCTGTTCACCCAAGGACAGCTGGAAAGGATGAATGTGGTCCTCGCCAACAGCCCTCGAAGGGTTTCCCTGATCAATAACCGTGCAACCCAGGATCCCCAAATCTTTGCTCATGACCTTGCGATTGAAACCGTTATTGATCCTAAAGATTATATCTGCTCGACCACCATTACACCGCAAATAAGTGTTTATAACGCAGGGACCAATTCCCTTACAAGTGCTGAAGTGGCCATTCGCCTAAATGGCCAGGTATTGGAACAAAAGTCATTCAGCCTTGACCTTGACCAGGGAGATGCTGACACCCTTTCCTTTGCTTCCATACAGGTGGCTCCTTCAGGCAATAATTTTGTGGCAGAGATCGTATCCGTCAATGGCGGCGCGGATGAAAACAGCACTAATAATACCCGCGCTACCTCCCCCGTCATACAGCCCAATTTATCGTTACCTTACACCTATTCATCAGGGGATTTCAATTCCGTATGGACAGTGAAAAATGAAGATGAGGCACTTACGTGGGAAACCCAACCGTTAACCTTGGACGGCCAATCAGTCGAGGCACTTCGGTTGAATTTTTATAATTATGAAACTAGTGGTGCCACAGATTACCTGATTTCGCCGCAGATTAACCTTGCACAGTTCCCTGATGCACAGCTGGTTTTTGACATGGCTTATGCGCGGTACCCACAAACGGGATTGGATGACCAGTTGATCATCGGCATATCCACAGATTGTGGTAACACCTTTGATTTTATCAATCCTCCTTATCAGAAGTCCCAAGAGCGTCTTGAAACAGCCACAGCCTCCACGGCAGAATTTATTCCCTCCTCACAGCGTAACTTCCGAACGGAAGTAGTGGACCTTAGCCCTTATGCCGACGAAGGCAATATCAGGATAGCATTCATCACCATCAATGGATTTGGGAACAACCTATATTTAAAAGACATCCGCCTCAATCCAAACCAAGCGACCAATTACAGCTATACCTTGGACGAGCTGGCCAGTCCTTCACCTTTGCCAGATGGAAGCCAGGAAAACGATGTGATCCACCTGACCAATACGGGGCAATTGGCCATTAACACCTTATTGGTAGACCGTGTGCTAAACGGTTTTGCTCAATCCCTCTTGACACTGGAAGACATGGACATTGCTCCGGGCGAACAGGTAGCCCTCGAACTCCCCTCTTTGCTCAGGGATGAATTAAATGGAGTGGAATACCGTTTTCACTCCCCTAATTACGACCAGAATGCCAGCAATTTGCAGGAATTAGAACGCTACTTTTATCAAGACGCAGCCACGGTCGCTGTTCCTTGGCGACAATATTTTGATAACCTGCCCGAACTGGATCCTTGGGTCACCGTCAACCCCGAAAATGGGCAGACCGCTTGGGAAGTGGTCACAAAAGACGGGGGCCAAAACGACAACTTGGCGGTCCTTCAAACACAAACCAATGGCAACACCTATTGGCTGGGATCACCACTGATGGATTTGAGCAATACTAGCAGGGCCAGTATTTTCTTTGACCGGGCGGCAAGTGGAATTACCGGAAACACGCGGCTAAAAGTGATGCTGAGTTTGGACGGTGGCAATACCTTTGGGCAGCAAGTGGCCATCTATGAGGGGGAAACCCTGAACACCATCACTGGAGATAGTCCTGTTAATCCCAATACCCCCAATGAATTTGTAAAGGAATTTGTTGATCTCTCCGAATTTACTGGGGATGGCAGTGAAAAAGTAAGGATTGCATTTGTCTTGGAGAATGGCACGGAAAACACACAGCCCATTTACTTGGACAACATCGAATTGTTCCTTTCTGATAATCCAAACCCGGTTTACCCCTCGGATGGAGATGCCGTTTTATACCCTAATCCGGCCACCAGTATTTTCAACTTGGCCTTTAACCTCCCTCAGCGGGAAGATGTTCGTATCCAAATTGTCAGCACCAGTGGCCAAGTGGCGCATGATGTGGTTTACCCCGGCACCCTTAACCAAACCTATTCCTTCAGTTCGGAGCTATTTGCCAAGGGCATATTCATCATTAAAATCCAGAGTGAAACGCTTTCGCTCACCAAGCGACTGATTATTCGATAA
- a CDS encoding NifU family protein — protein METALIGKIEKALDTIRPYLEADGGNVKIVDLTDEMVLQLELTGTCSSCPMSTMTLKAGVEEAVKKAIPEINRVEAINISVSE, from the coding sequence ATGGAAACAGCACTCATTGGAAAAATAGAAAAAGCATTGGACACCATTCGTCCGTACCTAGAAGCAGATGGTGGCAATGTCAAAATAGTAGACCTTACGGATGAAATGGTTCTCCAATTAGAACTTACCGGAACGTGCAGCTCTTGTCCGATGTCCACCATGACCCTGAAGGCCGGTGTGGAAGAAGCGGTCAAAAAAGCCATTCCGGAAATTAACCGAGTAGAAGCCATCAATATTTCCGTTTCGGAGTAA
- a CDS encoding Mrp/NBP35 family ATP-binding protein, whose product MIISKEKVLKALSTVEDPDLKKDLVTLGMIQDIEVEDKKLSFKVVLTTPACPLKELIRGNCEEALIKEFGESLEMDITMTSNVTTVRDNSPLLPNVKNIIAIASGKGGVGKSTCSANLAVALANTGAKVGLVDADISGPSIPVMFNVEGEQPAVKQENGKNIIVPIEQYGVKLMSIGFLTPADSAVVWRGPMASSALKQFIGDVEWGELDYLLIDLPPGTSDIHLTMVQTVPVTGAIIVTTPQKVALADATKGLSMFKQPQINVPVLGVVENMAYFTPEELPENKYYLFGKEGGQRLARKHEVPFLGEIPIVQSIRESGDTGYPAVLKEGITQKAFSDLAEAMARQVAIRNAEKSKTKVVQVNT is encoded by the coding sequence ATGATCATTAGTAAAGAAAAGGTACTCAAAGCCCTGTCCACCGTAGAAGATCCGGATCTCAAAAAAGACCTTGTCACCCTTGGCATGATTCAAGATATCGAGGTCGAAGACAAGAAATTGAGTTTTAAGGTAGTATTGACGACCCCAGCATGTCCGCTCAAAGAGCTCATCAGAGGGAACTGTGAAGAGGCGCTGATAAAGGAGTTTGGTGAGTCACTGGAAATGGACATTACCATGACCTCCAATGTCACCACGGTCAGAGACAATTCTCCGCTATTGCCCAACGTCAAAAACATCATTGCCATTGCTTCTGGCAAAGGTGGTGTCGGCAAATCCACCTGCTCGGCAAACCTCGCGGTTGCCTTGGCCAATACAGGTGCCAAAGTAGGATTGGTAGATGCTGACATCTCCGGTCCTTCTATCCCCGTTATGTTTAACGTAGAAGGCGAACAGCCGGCCGTCAAGCAGGAAAATGGCAAGAACATCATCGTTCCCATCGAGCAGTATGGGGTAAAGCTGATGTCCATCGGTTTCTTGACCCCAGCAGACAGTGCCGTGGTATGGAGAGGCCCCATGGCCAGTTCGGCACTAAAGCAGTTTATTGGCGATGTGGAATGGGGTGAATTGGATTATTTGTTGATCGATCTGCCTCCGGGAACCTCCGATATCCACCTTACCATGGTACAGACCGTACCGGTAACCGGTGCCATTATCGTGACCACCCCACAAAAGGTAGCCTTGGCAGACGCCACCAAAGGATTGTCCATGTTTAAGCAGCCCCAAATAAACGTTCCCGTTTTAGGTGTTGTGGAAAATATGGCTTATTTTACACCTGAAGAGTTACCGGAAAACAAGTATTACCTTTTCGGTAAAGAAGGCGGGCAGCGATTGGCGAGGAAGCATGAAGTACCCTTTTTGGGAGAAATCCCTATTGTACAGAGCATTAGGGAAAGTGGAGATACCGGCTATCCTGCCGTGCTGAAAGAAGGCATTACACAAAAGGCATTTTCTGATTTGGCCGAGGCCATGGCCAGACAAGTCGCCATCCGAAATGCAGAAAAAAGTAAAACCAAGGTAGTACAGGTAAATACCTAA
- the dnaG gene encoding DNA primase → MALSNITTEKVKERVDIEEVVNDYVSLKKKGQNLWACCPFHNEKSPSFSVSPAKQIYKCFGCGAAGDALKFVMDIEGIGFNEAIKHLAQKYGIEIEEEKAATPEEVQAYNERESLYIVQGFARDHFSKNLLESDEGKSVGLSYFKERGFNLSTIEKFDLGYAMDSWDHLHQAAHTAGHSDDILLKGGLILQKEGDPSRKYDRFRGRVVFTIHNLAGKPIAFGARILTNDKKQPKYINSPETAIYHKSDVLYGIYQAKQAIRSQDNCYLVEGYTDVISMHLSGIENVVASSGTSLTESQIKLIKRFTDNVTVLYDGDAAGIKASLRGIDMLLEGGLNVKAVVFPEGDDPDSYSRKVGSEAFQAYLHDHARDFIAFKIELYAEEAAHDPIKRADTVRQVVQSVAKIPDPITRSVYVKESARLLKMDEDIVLAELNKILLKGQKDAYYKDKQQGPPPAMDTPFEDFLPEEKTKWSSSDVLAKQEREMMRLLVTYGFEKVSDDLHVCEYLIQETGDVSFQTPIYQKLFVEYKRALKKGILPDAEYFIKLDDSQLKGEVINMISQRHEMSDNWEQKHMIYTNRESDDLPRTTFNEILRLKRRVLEKMVDETMEKIKAAETEGKEDEVTDFQMVLISLTGSLRDINKQLGTVKSR, encoded by the coding sequence ATGGCATTAAGTAATATAACGACAGAAAAAGTAAAGGAGCGAGTAGATATTGAGGAGGTCGTAAATGACTACGTTTCATTAAAGAAAAAGGGTCAAAACCTGTGGGCATGCTGTCCTTTTCATAATGAAAAATCCCCTTCTTTCTCTGTTTCGCCGGCCAAGCAGATCTATAAATGTTTTGGTTGCGGTGCAGCGGGGGATGCCCTGAAATTTGTGATGGACATAGAGGGCATCGGGTTCAATGAGGCGATCAAGCACTTGGCCCAAAAATATGGCATTGAGATCGAAGAGGAAAAAGCTGCCACACCGGAAGAAGTCCAAGCCTATAATGAGCGGGAAAGCCTTTATATTGTCCAAGGATTTGCAAGGGACCATTTTTCCAAAAACCTACTGGAGTCCGATGAAGGAAAATCGGTAGGGCTGAGCTATTTTAAGGAAAGAGGCTTCAACCTTTCCACCATAGAAAAGTTCGATTTGGGCTATGCCATGGACAGCTGGGATCACCTGCACCAAGCAGCCCACACGGCCGGCCACTCAGATGATATTTTGCTAAAGGGCGGGTTGATCCTTCAAAAGGAGGGAGACCCTTCCCGGAAATATGACCGCTTCCGTGGCCGGGTGGTGTTTACCATCCATAATTTGGCAGGCAAGCCCATTGCTTTTGGTGCCCGGATACTCACCAATGACAAAAAGCAACCCAAGTACATCAATTCGCCGGAGACGGCCATCTACCATAAAAGTGATGTGCTCTATGGGATTTACCAAGCCAAGCAGGCCATTCGAAGCCAAGATAATTGCTATTTGGTAGAAGGATATACCGATGTGATCTCCATGCACCTTTCGGGCATCGAAAACGTGGTCGCTTCATCGGGAACCTCGTTGACCGAAAGTCAAATCAAGCTGATCAAACGGTTTACGGATAACGTAACCGTCCTCTATGATGGTGATGCTGCAGGTATCAAGGCATCCCTTCGCGGCATCGACATGTTGCTGGAAGGAGGGCTAAATGTAAAAGCCGTGGTGTTTCCTGAGGGTGATGACCCGGACAGCTATTCCCGGAAAGTAGGATCAGAGGCATTCCAAGCCTACTTGCATGACCATGCCCGGGATTTTATTGCCTTTAAGATCGAGCTGTATGCCGAGGAAGCAGCACATGATCCGATCAAGCGGGCAGATACGGTACGACAAGTCGTGCAGAGCGTGGCCAAAATTCCCGATCCGATCACCCGTTCGGTGTATGTAAAAGAATCTGCCAGGCTGCTCAAGATGGACGAGGACATTGTACTGGCAGAGCTGAACAAAATCCTCCTGAAAGGGCAGAAGGATGCCTATTACAAGGACAAGCAACAGGGGCCTCCCCCGGCAATGGATACACCCTTTGAGGATTTTCTCCCAGAAGAGAAAACCAAATGGTCTTCCTCCGATGTTTTGGCCAAGCAGGAAAGGGAAATGATGAGGCTTTTGGTAACCTATGGGTTTGAAAAGGTGTCGGATGATCTGCATGTGTGCGAGTATTTGATTCAGGAAACAGGAGATGTCTCCTTTCAGACGCCGATATACCAGAAGTTATTTGTTGAATACAAACGGGCCCTTAAAAAAGGGATACTTCCTGATGCAGAATATTTTATTAAGCTGGATGACAGTCAGCTGAAAGGGGAGGTGATCAATATGATTTCCCAACGGCACGAAATGTCTGACAATTGGGAACAAAAACACATGATCTATACGAACCGGGAATCGGATGACTTGCCGAGGACCACTTTCAATGAAATACTTCGCTTGAAGCGAAGGGTGCTGGAAAAAATGGTGGATGAAACCATGGAAAAAATCAAGGCGGCAGAAACGGAAGGTAAAGAAGATGAAGTGACAGATTTTCAGATGGTTTTGATTTCCCTGACCGGCTCTTTACGTGATATCAATAAGCAGCTGGGAACCGTTAAATCACGATAG
- a CDS encoding bifunctional 3,4-dihydroxy-2-butanone-4-phosphate synthase/GTP cyclohydrolase II — protein sequence MAEEIKLDSIEEAIEAIKNGEVVIVVDDEDRENEGDFVCAAEKVTPEIINFMATHGRGLICAPIIEDRCEELGLELMVGRNTATYETPFTVSVDLIGHGCTTGISASDRAKTIKALIDDDIHPDELGKPGHIFPLKAKRGGVLRRTGHTEAAIDLARLAGLYPAGVLVEIMNDDGTMARVPDLVEVAKRFDLKLVSIKDLIAYRLKNESLIKREIGVEMPTEFGDFDLIAFRQTNTDEIHMALVKGEWKEGEPILVRVHSSCVTGDIFGSCRCDCGPQLHSAMEMVNQAGKGVVLYMNQEGRGIGLINKLKAYKLQEEGMDTVQANQALGFPMDKRDYGVGAQILRDLGVSKIKLLTNNPTKRAGLLGYGLEIVETVALEISPNAHNERYLTTKRDKMGHQILKKEINKMK from the coding sequence ATGGCTGAAGAAATTAAACTTGATTCCATTGAGGAAGCGATAGAAGCGATCAAAAACGGTGAAGTGGTCATTGTGGTAGATGATGAAGATCGCGAAAACGAAGGAGATTTCGTCTGTGCTGCAGAGAAAGTAACGCCTGAGATTATCAACTTTATGGCGACCCACGGGCGAGGGCTTATCTGTGCGCCCATTATAGAAGATAGGTGTGAGGAGTTGGGACTGGAGTTGATGGTAGGACGGAACACCGCTACCTACGAAACGCCATTTACCGTTTCGGTAGACTTGATCGGCCATGGTTGTACCACTGGAATTTCGGCCAGCGACCGTGCCAAAACCATCAAAGCCTTGATCGATGACGATATTCATCCGGATGAGCTGGGCAAGCCGGGCCATATATTTCCATTAAAAGCCAAAAGAGGCGGAGTACTGAGAAGAACGGGCCATACCGAAGCGGCCATTGACTTGGCGAGATTGGCAGGACTTTATCCTGCTGGCGTGTTGGTGGAGATCATGAATGATGATGGTACCATGGCGCGTGTTCCTGATTTGGTAGAAGTGGCCAAGCGTTTCGATCTGAAATTGGTGAGCATCAAAGATCTCATTGCTTATAGATTGAAAAATGAGTCGCTGATCAAAAGGGAAATTGGTGTCGAAATGCCAACGGAATTCGGAGATTTTGACCTGATAGCATTCCGTCAGACCAATACAGATGAAATCCACATGGCCTTGGTTAAAGGAGAGTGGAAGGAAGGGGAGCCCATCCTGGTAAGGGTACACTCATCCTGTGTGACCGGAGATATCTTCGGCTCTTGCAGGTGTGACTGTGGACCTCAGCTGCACAGTGCCATGGAAATGGTCAATCAAGCTGGAAAAGGCGTGGTGCTTTACATGAACCAAGAAGGCCGTGGAATCGGGCTTATCAATAAACTAAAAGCTTACAAACTCCAAGAAGAAGGAATGGACACCGTCCAGGCAAACCAAGCACTGGGCTTCCCCATGGACAAAAGGGATTATGGGGTAGGTGCCCAAATCTTACGAGACCTTGGCGTGTCCAAGATCAAACTGCTGACCAATAACCCAACCAAACGGGCTGGCCTATTGGGCTATGGTCTGGAAATAGTGGAAACGGTCGCCTTGGAAATCTCTCCAAATGCCCATAACGAGCGCTACCTGACTACTAAGCGCGACAAAATGGGCCACCAAATCCTTAAAAAGGAAATCAACAAGATGAAATAA